CCAAATTCATTATGTCTTTACTTATTTCAAGAGGGCGACAGACAAACATCCGCCACAGGATTACCGAAAAGAGAGGATCTGAAATGACGCAGTCACTTCCAGATCCTTCATAAAAGCCTTCGTTAATAATGTAGTCAAGCTTTCGTTCACAGCACTGTAGAAATTGCGAAGACAAAATGCACTTAAAGAACGCTTGCTGTTTTTTTAGAAATATTGCATTCTTTAATCTAAATCATTACGCTTATGGGATAGAAATATGGTTGGGTTGATTAGTGTTATCCCATCTATCTTTTGTTTAAAATGGGTATACAGTGTAAAATAGAAGAAAAATATAAAATTGGGGGTCTATGCAATGAAGTTCAAATCTGTTTTTGACATAATTGGACCTGTTATGATCGGACCATCCTCCTCGCATACTGCTGGAGCGGCTCGAATCGGGAGAGTAGCAAGAGATTTATTTGGTAAACAACCTACATGGGCTAAAATACATTTATATGGATCTTTTGCTGAAACATATAAAGGTCATGGAACAGATATTGCGATTATTGGTGGATTGCTAGATTATGATACCTTTGACGAACGTATTAAGACCGCTTTTGAAGATGCTGAAAAAGCGGGACTTACCTTTGAGTTCATTCCGGAGACAGCGCATACTGAACATCCTAATACAGCCCGAATTGTCATTGGCGATGGGCATCAAGAAATGTCTTTGGTTGGTATATCAATTGGTGGAGGAAAAATAGAAATTACAGAGTTAAATGGTTTTCCACTTAGACTTTCGGGGAATCTAGCGGCGATTTTGGTCGTACATGAAGACCGATCGGGTTGTATTGCAAACGTTGCTAATTGTTTAGCGAAATACGATATAAATATTGGTCATATGGAAGTTTCTCGAAAAGAA
The nucleotide sequence above comes from Psychrobacillus glaciei. Encoded proteins:
- the sdaAB gene encoding L-serine ammonia-lyase, iron-sulfur-dependent subunit beta, translated to MKFKSVFDIIGPVMIGPSSSHTAGAARIGRVARDLFGKQPTWAKIHLYGSFAETYKGHGTDIAIIGGLLDYDTFDERIKTAFEDAEKAGLTFEFIPETAHTEHPNTARIVIGDGHQEMSLVGISIGGGKIEITELNGFPLRLSGNLAAILVVHEDRSGCIANVANCLAKYDINIGHMEVSRKEKGNMALMIIEVDQNVETHILEEIGALPNITQVTRIAD